A genomic segment from Pistricoccus aurantiacus encodes:
- the cphA gene encoding cyanophycin synthetase encodes MNILEHRALRGPNYYSRYQAIFLRLDIGELEQRPSDTAPDIVQRISELIPTLQEHRCSVGRPGGFLERLARGTWAGHIVEHVAIELQNLIGFSVGYGKTIDAYDSGIYNVIYRYRDEACGLAAGVEAVDFVERLFSGDAIDMPAIITRLKNVRDDNMLGPSTAAIVEAAGNRGIPSTRLSEDSSYVQLGQGHRQQRIQATVTWRTNLIGAGIADDKNWTKQILDDAGIPVPQGRVCESYSEALDIARDIGYPVVTKPLIGNHGRGISTDIDDDQALREAFDIAANRYPSVIVEKYVKGEDHRLLVINGQLVAAARRRPAHVIGDGESSIQALVDVENGDPRRGVGHENLLTQIQIDEQSLRLLDQQNLTLQSVIAKDEIVYLKSTANLSTGGTATDVTDDVHPEVKYAAERIARLIGLDIIGIDLLSETLTRPLEDQSAAVVEVNAGPGFRMHLSPTHGLGRNVGRPVVDMLFPDSDDNGRVPIAAVTGTNGKTTTVRLLAHLLRHARRSVGMACTGTIEINNHVIMRGDYSGPQAAAIVLREPTVEYAVLEVARGGIMRRGLGFDECDVGVLLNIASDHLGEHDIHTLEELARCKSVVIDAVRQGGTAVLNADDPRVLDSRQWARGNIVFFTLDPDSPTIREHVNEHGVAFTVHNERIVMRQGKVEAEVVPVFEVPLTFEGHARFNVANALAASAAAYALGLSIADIQRGLQTFHPTPGQNPGRTNFIEAAGMKVLIDYGHNVAALEALGELVSCIPAHRRLCVAGAPGNRRDEDLVALGAQLARMHDSLFIFDSDPRGRAPGETSALIRSGADSIEDNCQVEVFMEERQAVAKAFDQASEGDLLVLLIDDTESAIERLRGRRFAPDASGDPT; translated from the coding sequence ATGAACATCCTGGAACACCGCGCCCTGCGCGGCCCGAACTATTACAGCCGCTATCAGGCCATTTTTCTGCGCCTGGACATCGGCGAGCTGGAACAGCGACCGAGCGATACCGCCCCGGATATCGTCCAGCGCATCAGCGAACTCATTCCCACGCTGCAGGAACACCGCTGCTCCGTGGGCCGCCCCGGCGGGTTTCTGGAGCGGCTGGCTCGCGGTACCTGGGCCGGCCATATTGTCGAGCACGTGGCCATCGAACTGCAGAATCTGATCGGCTTCTCCGTCGGCTACGGCAAGACCATCGACGCCTATGACAGCGGTATCTACAACGTCATCTATCGCTATCGGGACGAGGCCTGTGGTCTCGCCGCAGGGGTGGAAGCCGTGGATTTCGTCGAACGGCTGTTCAGCGGCGACGCCATCGACATGCCCGCCATCATCACGCGGCTCAAGAATGTGCGCGACGACAACATGCTGGGGCCATCCACCGCCGCTATCGTCGAGGCCGCCGGGAACCGTGGTATTCCCAGCACGCGTCTGAGTGAAGACAGCAGCTATGTACAACTAGGCCAGGGCCATCGCCAGCAGCGCATCCAGGCGACGGTGACCTGGCGCACGAATCTGATCGGCGCCGGCATCGCCGACGACAAGAACTGGACCAAGCAGATACTTGACGACGCAGGCATCCCGGTACCCCAGGGACGAGTTTGCGAGTCCTATAGTGAAGCACTCGACATCGCTCGAGACATCGGCTATCCCGTCGTAACGAAACCGCTGATCGGCAATCACGGTCGTGGTATCAGCACGGATATCGATGACGACCAGGCACTGCGAGAGGCCTTCGATATCGCGGCTAACCGCTACCCTTCGGTCATCGTCGAGAAATACGTCAAAGGCGAGGATCATCGCCTGCTGGTAATCAACGGTCAGCTTGTTGCCGCCGCCAGACGACGTCCCGCTCATGTGATCGGCGACGGTGAATCCTCCATTCAAGCGCTGGTGGACGTGGAAAATGGCGACCCGCGCCGCGGTGTCGGCCATGAAAACCTGCTGACGCAGATTCAAATAGACGAGCAGTCGCTGCGCTTGCTCGATCAGCAGAACCTGACCCTGCAAAGCGTGATCGCCAAGGATGAAATCGTCTACTTGAAGTCCACGGCAAACCTGAGTACCGGGGGCACCGCCACGGACGTGACCGACGACGTTCACCCGGAAGTCAAATACGCTGCGGAACGTATCGCACGATTGATCGGGCTCGATATCATCGGTATCGATCTGCTGTCGGAAACCCTGACTCGGCCCCTGGAGGACCAGTCCGCCGCGGTGGTGGAGGTCAACGCCGGCCCCGGTTTTCGCATGCACCTGTCTCCCACCCATGGGCTGGGCCGCAACGTGGGTCGGCCGGTAGTGGACATGCTGTTTCCGGACAGCGACGACAACGGCCGCGTTCCCATCGCGGCCGTCACCGGCACCAACGGCAAGACCACGACGGTACGCCTGCTCGCACACCTGCTGCGTCATGCGCGCCGCAGCGTCGGCATGGCCTGTACCGGCACCATCGAGATCAATAACCATGTGATCATGCGCGGCGACTATAGCGGCCCTCAGGCCGCCGCCATCGTGCTGCGGGAGCCCACGGTGGAGTACGCGGTACTCGAGGTTGCCCGGGGCGGCATCATGCGTCGCGGGCTCGGTTTCGACGAGTGCGATGTCGGCGTATTGCTCAATATCGCCAGCGACCACCTGGGCGAACACGATATCCATACCCTGGAGGAACTGGCTCGCTGCAAATCCGTGGTGATCGATGCGGTGCGCCAAGGCGGCACGGCAGTACTCAACGCGGACGACCCACGGGTGCTCGACAGTCGGCAATGGGCCCGGGGCAATATCGTCTTCTTCACCCTGGACCCCGACTCGCCGACGATCCGCGAGCATGTCAACGAACACGGCGTGGCCTTCACCGTGCACAACGAGCGTATCGTGATGCGCCAGGGCAAGGTGGAGGCCGAGGTGGTTCCGGTCTTTGAAGTGCCGCTTACCTTCGAGGGACATGCACGCTTCAACGTCGCCAATGCCCTGGCCGCCAGCGCCGCCGCCTATGCGCTGGGACTTTCCATCGCGGATATCCAACGGGGCCTGCAGACGTTTCATCCCACGCCGGGCCAGAACCCCGGGCGCACCAATTTCATCGAAGCGGCGGGCATGAAGGTGCTGATCGATTATGGGCACAACGTGGCGGCCCTCGAGGCCCTCGGTGAACTGGTCAGCTGTATTCCGGCGCATCGACGCCTCTGTGTCGCCGGCGCGCCGGGCAATCGCCGTGACGAGGACCTCGTGGCCCTGGGTGCCCAGCTCGCCAGAATGCACGACAGCTTGTTTATCTTCGATAGCGACCCGCGCGGACGCGCCCCCGGTGAAACCAGTGCGCTGATACGCAGCGGTGCGGATTCAATAGAAGACAACTGCCAGGTGGAGGTTTTCATGGAAGAGCGCCAGGCGGTCGCAAAGGCGTTCGATCAGGCAAGCGAAGGCGATTTGCTGGTGCTGTTGATAGACGACACGGAAAGCGCTATCGAACGTCTCCGGGGACGCCGCTTCGCCCCGGATGCGAGCGGAGATCCGACATGA
- a CDS encoding cyanophycinase produces MTIHRPISSSAISSNAVSSSPGSPGLLVAIGGAEDRTSDLAILKQVFALAPEGNSEVVVIAAASSIPGQILPVYRAAFERLGASRVHTLAMQDRRQAADPEAVRLIERSGVIFFTGGDQLHLTSAIGGSPVLEAIRQRSGAGAVVAGTSAGAAALPSTMIYGGAAEDALRKGAVHMASGLGLVSGLMIDSHFLNRGRFTRLMEAGASNPGQLGVGIGEDAAVIIHPNRVLEVIGSGHVIIIDSQKLASSNIAALSMGEPVAIENTIVHALISGHGFDIDARRYLVADELTAVLKEKEIP; encoded by the coding sequence ATGACAATACATCGCCCTATTTCATCAAGCGCTATTTCATCAAACGCCGTCTCATCAAGCCCCGGCTCACCGGGCCTTCTCGTGGCCATCGGCGGCGCGGAGGACAGAACCTCCGATCTTGCCATCCTGAAACAGGTCTTTGCCCTCGCCCCGGAAGGCAACAGCGAAGTCGTGGTCATCGCTGCCGCAAGCTCCATCCCGGGTCAGATACTTCCCGTCTATAGAGCAGCCTTCGAACGCCTGGGTGCGAGTCGAGTCCATACGCTGGCGATGCAGGATCGCCGTCAAGCCGCCGACCCGGAGGCAGTGCGCCTGATCGAGCGAAGCGGGGTTATTTTCTTTACCGGTGGTGACCAGCTTCATCTGACCAGCGCCATAGGCGGCTCCCCGGTGCTGGAAGCCATCCGTCAACGCTCCGGGGCGGGTGCGGTGGTGGCCGGCACCAGCGCCGGCGCCGCGGCGCTGCCGAGCACCATGATCTACGGCGGCGCCGCCGAGGATGCCTTGCGCAAGGGCGCGGTCCATATGGCGTCAGGTCTCGGGCTGGTCAGCGGCCTGATGATCGACAGCCACTTTCTCAACCGGGGGCGATTTACCCGCTTGATGGAAGCCGGCGCGTCCAATCCGGGACAGTTGGGCGTGGGAATCGGCGAGGACGCGGCGGTGATCATTCACCCAAATCGGGTTCTTGAAGTCATCGGTTCTGGACATGTGATCATCATCGACAGCCAGAAGCTGGCAAGCTCGAACATCGCCGCCCTGTCGATGGGAGAACCCGTGGCCATCGAGAACACGATCGTACATGCCTTGATCAGCGGACATGGGTTCGACATCGATGCACGCCGTTACCTCGTCGCCGACGAGCTCACTGCTGTTCTCAAGGAAAAGGAAATCCCATGA